The sequence TGCACTCAGGGCGACTGCGCGTACACTCGTTTTGTCGAACCCATTCTGCGCGAACAGCTTTCGTGCGACTGCCAGTATCCGCGATCGAGTGTCCTGATTTCCGGGTCTGCGGCCCGAACGCGTTCGTGCGCGTGGTGCCGTCATGGTGTGCGACGCCTCAGTGTGGCGGCTCCGAGCGACAGCGCGAGTAGTGCGAAGGCGGCGACCACGGTGAGATCGCGCCACATGATCCCGGTGGTTCCCGGATGGGTCGCGACCTGTTGGAGCGCCTCGACGGCGTAGCTCAGTGGCAGGACGTTGCTGATCCATTCGAGCCAGGTGGGTAGCTGATCGCGGGGGACGAGCAGCCCGCACAGGAACAGTTGGGGAACCACGATGACGGGCATGAACTGCACGGCCTGGAACTCGGTGCGGGCGAAGGCGCTGCACAGGAGGCCGAGCGCAACACCGAGAATCGCGTTCAGTACCGCGATCAGCAGAACCCAGCTCACGCTGCCTTCGGTGTCGAGACCGAGGAAGCCGAATGCGACGGCGCAGGCCAGTGCGGCTTGTGCGGCGGCTGCCGTGGAGAAGGCTGCCGCGTAGCCGCCGAGAAGGTCCAGTTTGCCCAGTGGTGTCGTGAGGAGGCGTTCCAGGGTTCCCGACGTGCGTTCGCGTTGCATCGCAATCGACGTGACGAGAAACATCACCACGAAGGGAAGGATGCCGAGCATCGTGATCGCGACACGCTCGAAAAGCGATTGCTGGCCGGGGGCCGCCGGCACGTTCTGGTACAGGAAATACAGCAGCACCATCAGCAGGCTCGGTACCACGAGGATCATGGCGACCGTGCGATGGTCGGCCCGCAACTGCGCGAGTATTCGACCTGCCGTTGCGAGGAAGATTCTGGCGTTCATCAGTTTTCACTTCCCACCTGTGACGTGCGGATCAAGGTCAAGAAGGCATCTTCGAGGCTCGACTCACCGGTCTGGCGGCGCAGGCCGGTGGGAGATTCCTGCGCGAGTACGTGCCCGTCGCGCATCAGGAGCAGCGAATCACAGTGTTCGGCCTCGTCCATCACATGGCTGGACACCAGGAGGGTCGTTCCTCCGGCAGCGAGGGCCTCGAACCGCTCCCACAGTTCGACACGAAGCAACGGATCGAGGCCGACGGTGGGCTCGTCGAGTACGAGGATCTCCGGGTCCGCGACCAGTGCGCAGGCGAGTGAAGCTCGTCCGAGTTGGCCCCCGGAGAGGTCCGCTGCTTTCTGGCCGGCGAACCGGGTGAGTCCGACAGCGTCGATCGCGTCGGTGACCGCACCTGCCGGCCGGCCGTAGAGCGCGGCGTAGTACGCGACGTTCTTCTTGACGGTGAGGTCGGTGTACACGCTAGGTTTTTGGGTGACGTACCCCACACGGCTCCGTAGCGAGACCGAACCAGCGGGCGATCCCAGGACGGTGACGGAACCGGACTCCACGATTTGAGTACCGACCACGCACCGCATCAGTGTCGTTTTGCCGCACCCGGAAGGACCGAGAAGTCCGGTGATGGACCCGCCCGGTACTTGCATGTCGACGCCGTGCAACACCTCGTTCTTTCCTCGCCGTACGCGGAGATCCCGGATGTCGATCGCAGGGCTGCCGTTCATGGCGTGCCTCAATTCATCACTGGGTGAATTCACTGCCTGATGAATTATGCGTCCACGGAGAGCTGTGCGTCAACGGTTGGGCACAATCGGAGGGTGACTGTCGATCGACTTGCCGAGGCCCACCCCACCGAAGCCGCAAGAATGGTGCTGGGGTCCACCTTGATCGTCGCGGACGTACGCCTTCGCATCGTCGAGGTCGAGGCGTACGGCGGAGAAGCAGAGGGACCATGGCCGGACCCGGCATCGCACTCGTATCGGGGGAAGACGCCGCGGAACGCGGTGATGTTCGGTCCGGCCGGACACCTGTACGTGTACCGCAGCTACGGAATGCACTTCTGCATGAATGTGTCGTACGGGCCGGTCGGGACGGCCGGCGGAGTGCTTCTGCGCGCAGGTGAAATCCTCGACGGTGCGGAAACTGTCCGCGCACGACGATCGCGGGTCACCCGGCCGGCTGATTTCGCGCGGGGTCCCGGAAACTTGGGGTCGGCCACCGGCGTCACCCTCGCCGACAACGGTGCGCCGCTGTTCGCAGCCGATTCACCGATCCGGCTCGAGATCACCGAGTCGGAAGGATGGGTGAGTGGTCCCCGGGTGGGGGTCAGCGCGGCCGCTGACCGGCCGTGGCGTTTCTGGATTCCCGAGTCCGCTGCCGTGTCGGCCTATCGGAGAAGCCCGCGTGCGATGCCCGTCGACGAGCGGATGGGATGATCGATCACGTGACTGAGAACATCATCGATGAACTGACCTGGCGCGGGCTGATCGCTCAATCAACCGATCTGGACGCATTGCGTCGTGATCTCGACGCCGGACCGGTCACGCTGTATGCGGGGTTCGACCCGACTGGACCCAGTCTGCACGCCGGGCACCTGGTACCTCTGCTCGCGCTCAAACGGTTCCAGCGCGCAGGGCACCGGCCAGTGGTCCTGGCAGGTGGCGCGACGGGACTCATCGGTGACCCGCGTGATGTCGGTGAACGGACAATGAACTCCTCCGACACGGTGGCCGCGTGGGCCGATCGGATCCGCGGCCAACTCGAACGGTTCGTCGACTTCGACGATTCCCCCAGCGGCGCCGTCGTCGAGAACAACATGAATTGGACCGGGAAGCTGTCGGCGATCGACTTCCTCCGAGATGTCGGCAAGCATTTCTCGGTCAACGTCATGCTGGCGCGGGACACGGTGAAACGTAGGCTCGAATCCGACGGCATGTCCTACACGGAGTTCAGCTACATGCTGCTCCAGGCCAACGACTACCTCCATCTGCGCCGTAGCCACGGGTGCACATTGCAGGTGGGCGGGTCGGATCAGTGGGGCAACATCATCGCCGGCGTCGACCTGAACCGCCGTATCGACGCTGCGACGGTGCACGGACTCACCGTTCCGTTGGTGACTTCCGCCGACGGTAAGAAGTTCGGCAAGTCGACGGGTGGTGGCAGCCTGTGGCTCGACCCCGAGATGACGAGCCCCTACGCCTGGTACCAGTACTTCGTGAACACGAGCGACGCCGATGTCGTGAAATACCTGCGATGGTTCACCTTCCTTTCGCCGGAAGAGCTTGCGGAGCTCGAGTCGGCGACAGTTGAACGTCCGCATGCTCGCGAGGCTCAGCGGAGGCTGGCAGCGGAAATGACAACTCTGGTCCACGGAGAAGCGAACACCCGCGCCGTGGAGCTGGCTAGCAAGGCACTGTTCGGCAGGGGTGAATTGCGAGATCTCGACGAACCGACGCTGGCTGCGGCGCTCCGCGAAGCGGCGGTCGCAGAGTTGGCGCCCGGGGCACCTGCCAGCATCGTGGATCTGCTTGTGCTCAGCGGGCTGTGCGAGAGCAAGGGCGCTGCCCGCCGTGCGGTGAAGGAAGGCGGTGCGTCGGTGAACAACCGCAAGATCAGCAGCGAGGAGTGGACCCCCTCGGGCGACGATCTTCTCCATGGAACCTGGCTCGTGGTTCGGCGCGGTAAACGGCACTTCGCCGGCATCCAGGTGGTGGCGCGCTAGGGTGCCCGGCATCACACGGTTGTAAGTTCGGGACGTGATCCGCAGGTGGCTGACGCTGTGCGCGTTCCACCTGCGGATTTAACGCGCTGGACTTCTCCGAACTGGGGATTTGACGCTCCGTTATCCGTCGCGTAACTTATTTCAAGTCAGAGCGACACGGACACCGACTCCGGCCGGAAGGCGGGGGACACGAGGTTGGACGAAGGCGCCTGATCTTCCCGAAGACGCTGATCGTGATTGGTGTGTTCGAGATGTCCTGGAGGTTCCCGTTTGCATCGGGAGGTGACAGGAGTTAGGCTGGAGCGGTTGCCCCGGATCGGTCGGAGATATTGTCTTCGGGTGTGATGGTGTGTGCGTGTTCTTTGAGAACTCAACAGTGTGTCGATGAATGTCAGTGCCAAATTGTTTTTGGTACTCCGCATCACGGATGATCGGCTGGGCCTTTTGGTTTGGTTGTGAGTGGTGTGGGTATTTGCTGGCTCTTCTCCTTCTTCCGTCGGAGGGGGGTCAGTGTTTGATTGAGCTAGTTTGAGTTTTTGATCGCTAGTGATTTGACTCGATGTCTATGACTGATTGGGGTTCGCCTCTTTCTAGAGTCTTCAACGGAGAGTTTGATCCTGGCTCAGGACGAACGCTGGCGGCGTGCTTAACACATGCAAGTCGAGCGGTAAGGCCCTTCGGGGTACACGAGCGGCGAACGGGTGAGTAACACGTGGGTGATCTGCCCTGCACTTCGGGATAAGCCCGGGAAACTGGGTCTAATACCGGATACGACCTTCGGCTGCATGGCTGGGGGTGGAAAGGTTTACTGGTGCAGGATGGGCCCGCGGCCTATCAGCTTGTTGGTGGGGTAATGGCCTACCAAGGCGACGACGGGTAGCCGACCTGAGAGGGTGACCGGCCACACTGGGACTGAGACACGGCCCAGACTCCTACGGGAGGCAGCAGTGGGGAATATTGCACAATGGGCGAAAGCCTGATGCAGCGACGCCGCGTGAGGGATGAAGGCCTTCGGGTTGTAAACCTCTTTCAGCAGGGACGAAGCGGAAGTGACGGTACCTGCAGAAGAAGCACCGGCTAACTACGTGCCAGCAGCCGCGGTAATACGTAGGGTGCAAGCGTTGTCCGGAATTACTGGGCGTAAAGAGTTCGTAGGCGGTTTGTCGCGTCGTTTGTGAAAACTCACAGCTCAACTGTGAGCTTGCAGGCGATACGGGCAGACTTGAGTACTGCAGGGGAGACTGGAATTCCTGGTGTAGCGGTGAAATGCGCAGATATCAGGAGGAACACCGGTGGCGAAGGCGGGTCTCTGGGCAGTAACTGACGCTGAGGAACGAAAGCGTGGGTAGCGAACAGGATTAGATACCCTGGTAGTCCACGCCGTAAACGGTGGGCGCTAGGTGTGGGTTCCTTCCACGGAATCTGTGCCGTAGCTAACGCATTAAGCGCCCCGCCTGGGGAGTACGGCCGCAAGGCTAAAACTCAAAGGAATTGACGGGGGCCCGCACAAGCGGCGGAGCATGTGGATTAATTCGATGCAACGCGAAGAACCTTACCTGGGTTTGACATATACCGGAAAGCCGTAGAGATACGGCCCCCCCTTGTGGTCGGTATACAGGTGGTGCATGGCTGTCGTCAGCTCGTGTCGTGAGATGTTGGGTTAAGTCCCGCAACGAGCGCAACCCTTGTCTTATGTTGCCAGCACGTAATGGTGGGGACTCGTAAGAGACTGCCGGGGTCAACTCGGAGGAAGGTGGGGACGACGTCAAGTCATCATGCCCCTTATGTCCAGGGCTTCACACATGCTACAATGGCCAGTACAGAGGGCTGCGAGACCGTGAGGTGGAGCGAATCCCTTAAAGCTGGTCTCAGTTCGGATCGGGGTCTGCAACTCGACCCCGTGAAGTCGGAGTCGCTAGTAATCGCAGATCAGCAACGCTGCGGTGAATACGTTCCCGGGCCTTGTACACACCGCCCGTCACGTCATGAAAGTCGGTAACACCCGAAGCCGGTGGCCTAACCCCCTTGTGGGAGGGAGCCGTCGAAGGTGGGATCGGCGATTGGGACGAAGTCGTAACAAGGTAGCCGTACCGGAAGGTGCGGCTGGATCACCTCCTTTCTAAGGAGCATCTCCAGTCATGTACCGCTGAACAGTCAGTGGATGATGGTCTGGCAGAGGCCATTTCGGATGCGTATGTTATCCGGTGGTTGCTCATGGGTGGATCGCTGACAAGTATTGGTTCTCAACTGCCGGCCTGTGTGCTGGTGGGAGGGCGAATTATATCGACATACTGTTGGGTCCTGAGGGAACACGTGAGTGTTTTTTCTTTCAGGAAAGTGACGATCCGGTTCGGATGTCAGGCAGACCGCATCACTTTGGTGGTGGGCATGGTGCTGGCGGGAGTTCGAGGCGGGTGTGTTGTTTGAGAACTGCACAGTGGACGCGAGCATCTTTGTTGTAAGTAATGAAGAGCGTACGGTGGATGCCTTGGCACCAGGAGCCGATGAAGGACGTAGGAGGCTGCGATAAGCCTCGGGGAGCTGTCAACCGAGCTGAGATCCGAGGATGTCCGAATGGGGAAACCCAGCACGAGTGATGTCGTGTTACCCGCATCTGAATATATAGGGTGTGTGGAGGGAACGTGGGGAAGTGAAACATCTCAGTACCCACAGGAAGAGAAAACAATAGTGATTCCGTGAGTAGTGGCGAGCGAAAGCGGAAGAGGCTAAACCATGGATGTGTGATAGCCGGCAGGCGTTGCATTCGTGGGGTTGTGGGGTTCATCTTGTCAATGCTGCCGTGTTGGCCGACAGTAAGAAATCATGGTGTTAGTGGAAGTGGTCTGGAACGGCCTGTCGTAGAGGGTGAGAATCCCGTACACGAAAACATTGTGACTGTCGTGATGGAAACCCAAGTAGCACCGGGCCCGTGAAATCTGGTGTGAATCTGTCGGGACCACCCGATAAGCCTGAATACTCCCTGGTGACCGATAGCGGACTAGTACCGTGAGGGAAAGGTGAAAAGTACCCCGGGAGGGGAGTGAAATAGTACCTGAAACCGTGCGCTTACAATCCGTCAAAGCCTTCGAGTGACTTGTCGCTGGGGGTGATGGCGTGCCTTTTGAAGAATGAGCCTGCGAGTTAGTGGCATGTCGCGAGGTTAACCCGTGTGGGGTAGCCGTAGCGAAAGCGAGTCCGAATAGGGCGTTTATAGTGGCATGTTCTAGACCCGAAGCGGAGTGATCTACCCATGGCCAGGTTGAAGCGACGGTAAGACGTCGTGGAGGACCGAACCCACTTAGGTTGAAAACTGAGGGGATGAGTTGTGGGTAGGGGTGAAAGGCCAATCAAACTCCGTGATAGCTGGTTCTCCCCGAAATGCATTTAGGTGCAGCGTCGCGTGTTTCTCATCGGAGGTAGAGCTACTGGATGGTCTAGGGGGCCCACAAGCTTACCGAAATCAGCCAAACTCCGAATGCCGGTGAGTGAGAGCGCGGCAGTGAGACTGCGGGCGATAAGGTTCGTAGTCGAGAGGGAAACAGCCCAGATCGCCAGCTAAGGTCCCTAAGCGTGTACTAAGTGGAAAAGGATGTGGGGTCGCGAAGACAACCAGGAGGTTGGCTTAGAAGCAGCCACCCTTGAAAGAGTGCGTAATAGCTCACTGGTCAAGTGATCCTGCGCCGACAATGTAGCGGGGCTCAAGTACACCACCGAAGCTGCGGCATTCACACAATGCACCCCCATTTTCCTGCGGGAGGGTGGGCAGTGGTGTGGATGGGTAGGGGAGCGTCGTGTGGCCATGGAAGCGGCGGGGTGACCCAGCCGTGGAGGCCACACGAGTGAGAATGCAGGCATGAGTAGCGAAAGACGAGTGAGAAACTCGTCCGCCGAATGACCAAGGGTTCCTGGGCCAGGTTAATCCGCCCAGGGTGAGTCGGGACCTAAGACGAGGCCGACAGGCGTAGCCGATGGACAACGGGTTGATATTCCCGTACCCGTGTGAACGCGCCCCTGGTGAATCAGTGATACTAACCACCCTGAAACCGCTTGTGAACCTTCGGGTTCGTAGGTGGCGGATGCGTGGGACCTGATCTGGTAGTAGCCAAGCGATGGGGTGACGCAGGAAGGTAGCTGAGCCAGTCAGTGGTAATACTGGTGTAAGCCTGTAGGGAGTGACCTAGGCAAATCCGGGTCACACATATCCTGAGAGGTGACGCATAGCCGAATGAGGCGAATTCAGTGATCCTATGCTGCCGAGAAAAGCCTCTAGCGAGCTTTCACACGGCCCGTACCCCAAACCGACACAGGTGGTCAGGTAGAGAATACTAAGGCGATCGAGATAACTATGGTTAAGGAACTCGGCAAAATGCCCCGTAACTTCGGGAGAAGGGGGGCCTCGTCTGGTGATCACTCTTGCAGTGTGAGCTGGGTGGGGCCGCAGA comes from Rhodococcus oxybenzonivorans and encodes:
- the tyrS gene encoding tyrosine--tRNA ligase, which encodes MTENIIDELTWRGLIAQSTDLDALRRDLDAGPVTLYAGFDPTGPSLHAGHLVPLLALKRFQRAGHRPVVLAGGATGLIGDPRDVGERTMNSSDTVAAWADRIRGQLERFVDFDDSPSGAVVENNMNWTGKLSAIDFLRDVGKHFSVNVMLARDTVKRRLESDGMSYTEFSYMLLQANDYLHLRRSHGCTLQVGGSDQWGNIIAGVDLNRRIDAATVHGLTVPLVTSADGKKFGKSTGGGSLWLDPEMTSPYAWYQYFVNTSDADVVKYLRWFTFLSPEELAELESATVERPHAREAQRRLAAEMTTLVHGEANTRAVELASKALFGRGELRDLDEPTLAAALREAAVAELAPGAPASIVDLLVLSGLCESKGAARRAVKEGGASVNNRKISSEEWTPSGDDLLHGTWLVVRRGKRHFAGIQVVAR
- a CDS encoding ABC transporter permease — protein: MNARIFLATAGRILAQLRADHRTVAMILVVPSLLMVLLYFLYQNVPAAPGQQSLFERVAITMLGILPFVVMFLVTSIAMQRERTSGTLERLLTTPLGKLDLLGGYAAAFSTAAAAQAALACAVAFGFLGLDTEGSVSWVLLIAVLNAILGVALGLLCSAFARTEFQAVQFMPVIVVPQLFLCGLLVPRDQLPTWLEWISNVLPLSYAVEALQQVATHPGTTGIMWRDLTVVAAFALLALSLGAATLRRRTP
- a CDS encoding DNA-3-methyladenine glycosylase, which encodes MNYASTESCASTVGHNRRVTVDRLAEAHPTEAARMVLGSTLIVADVRLRIVEVEAYGGEAEGPWPDPASHSYRGKTPRNAVMFGPAGHLYVYRSYGMHFCMNVSYGPVGTAGGVLLRAGEILDGAETVRARRSRVTRPADFARGPGNLGSATGVTLADNGAPLFAADSPIRLEITESEGWVSGPRVGVSAAADRPWRFWIPESAAVSAYRRSPRAMPVDERMG
- a CDS encoding ABC transporter ATP-binding protein; the protein is MNGSPAIDIRDLRVRRGKNEVLHGVDMQVPGGSITGLLGPSGCGKTTLMRCVVGTQIVESGSVTVLGSPAGSVSLRSRVGYVTQKPSVYTDLTVKKNVAYYAALYGRPAGAVTDAIDAVGLTRFAGQKAADLSGGQLGRASLACALVADPEILVLDEPTVGLDPLLRVELWERFEALAAGGTTLLVSSHVMDEAEHCDSLLLMRDGHVLAQESPTGLRRQTGESSLEDAFLTLIRTSQVGSEN